A section of the Deltaproteobacteria bacterium genome encodes:
- a CDS encoding type II secretion system F family protein gives MSKRLLATRKSHLFQAQILKDDLKPEKTPIMNLLEKAIGKTLGAKLQCSLLQADIFWTPGKFLTMALLLGFLGFSLGLFWGQNFFLGVCLALATGLGLFFYLRWKRIRKSRQFEMQMPDAMQLLARSLRAGHTLPSAMELLSNESAPPLATEMRIAFDQQRYGLTMAEALVQMADRVDSRDLRYFVTAVLIQSETGGNLTEVMEKIGQIIRDRLNFKAKIKALTAEGRLSAIILLVLPVALFLVLLTLNPDYELVLVREELGNKLLIAGGISMILGYYFINKIVKSIET, from the coding sequence ATGTCTAAGCGATTGTTAGCCACCAGAAAAAGCCACCTGTTTCAAGCCCAGATATTGAAAGACGACTTAAAGCCTGAAAAGACCCCCATAATGAATCTCCTGGAGAAGGCCATAGGGAAAACCCTGGGGGCAAAATTACAATGTTCCTTACTTCAGGCTGATATTTTTTGGACCCCGGGTAAGTTCTTAACAATGGCGCTCTTATTGGGTTTTCTGGGTTTCAGCCTAGGCCTTTTCTGGGGACAAAATTTTTTTCTGGGGGTCTGCTTGGCCTTAGCCACGGGATTAGGGTTATTTTTCTACCTGCGGTGGAAAAGGATTCGCAAGTCACGTCAGTTTGAGATGCAGATGCCAGACGCCATGCAGTTGTTGGCCCGGTCCCTTCGGGCTGGCCATACTTTGCCTTCGGCCATGGAGCTGCTGAGCAACGAAAGTGCACCCCCTTTAGCCACCGAAATGCGGATCGCCTTTGATCAGCAACGTTATGGCCTGACCATGGCAGAAGCATTGGTTCAAATGGCGGACCGGGTAGACAGCCGGGACTTAAGATATTTTGTCACTGCCGTCCTGATTCAAAGCGAGACCGGTGGAAACCTCACCGAAGTTATGGAAAAGATCGGACAGATCATCCGGGACCGGCTGAATTTTAAAGCCAAGATTAAGGCACTAACCGCTGAAGGGCGTCTGTCTGCCATTATTCTGCTGGTCCTACCGGTTGCTCTGTTCTTAGTATTACTTACACTAAATCCGGACTATGAGTTAGTTTTAGTACGTGAGGAATTGGGTAATAAGTTATTGATTGCGGGGGGCATCAGCATGATTTTAGGATACTACTTCATAAATAAAAT
- a CDS encoding AAA family ATPase: MAEVLLLTILYESDSQELVSPELLETIPKLRVLEHRTDPEGFLSEPGSVKPDLILVVLKGEAVLPDWLEKLLQFYPSDAIIVSSASRHPDFLIRIMQLGIREFLPLPLNPMDLKAAIERVRAALKEKKSTETRRGQMVVVTSHKGGVGATAIAINLAMALAELHPQRVVLVDLGRPFPDVAHFLNLKGSYSITDLLQNVNQLDPVFVRKVLQQHEGNLYIVSGNPDLNGQQTFEPERLEKLFSELRNLYDWLVVDLSNWIDNIFFMAIREADQVLLLTELSIPDLKNLKNLCEVLYQRNLSLQKVKVLVNRYYKHSFLEFKDIERLLHKPVSFTLPSDFPAMIAAIDQGTSLPSVAPRSKLWRSLKLLAKELDSESRSKDVKEAAKPGWLRRIFSKEVTE, encoded by the coding sequence ATGGCCGAAGTCCTTTTGCTAACCATTTTATATGAGAGTGACTCCCAGGAATTGGTCTCACCGGAGCTTTTGGAGACTATTCCCAAGTTGCGGGTATTGGAGCATAGGACTGATCCCGAGGGCTTTTTATCTGAGCCGGGCAGTGTCAAGCCCGATCTTATTCTGGTGGTCCTGAAGGGGGAGGCAGTCCTTCCCGATTGGCTGGAAAAACTTTTACAATTTTACCCTTCTGATGCAATCATAGTCAGCTCTGCGAGCCGACATCCGGATTTTTTAATTCGCATAATGCAATTGGGGATACGGGAGTTCTTACCTTTGCCTTTAAACCCAATGGATTTAAAGGCCGCTATTGAAAGGGTTCGAGCTGCATTAAAAGAGAAAAAATCTACTGAAACCAGACGTGGCCAGATGGTGGTGGTCACCAGTCATAAAGGTGGCGTGGGAGCCACGGCCATTGCCATTAACCTGGCTATGGCGTTGGCGGAGTTGCATCCCCAGAGGGTAGTGTTAGTGGATTTAGGGCGGCCCTTCCCGGATGTGGCCCATTTTCTGAATCTGAAAGGCTCTTATAGTATTACGGACCTACTTCAGAATGTTAACCAGCTTGATCCCGTATTCGTTCGCAAGGTCTTGCAACAACATGAAGGCAATCTTTATATTGTTTCTGGTAATCCCGATTTGAATGGACAACAGACCTTTGAACCTGAACGGCTGGAAAAGTTGTTCTCAGAATTACGAAATCTATATGACTGGCTTGTTGTCGATCTAAGTAACTGGATAGATAATATATTTTTTATGGCGATCCGAGAGGCTGATCAGGTATTGTTGCTAACGGAGCTTTCCATCCCTGATCTAAAGAATCTAAAAAACTTATGTGAAGTTTTATACCAACGGAACTTGTCGTTACAGAAGGTAAAGGTGCTGGTCAATCGCTATTATAAGCATAGCTTTTTGGAATTTAAGGATATTGAGCGTCTTCTGCACAAACCCGTGTCTTTTACCTTACCTAGTGACTTTCCCGCCATGATCGCGGCAATAGATCAAGGGACCTCCCTGCCCTCGGTGGCCCCCCGATCAAAGTTGTGGCGCAGTTTAAAACTTCTGGCTAAAGAATTGGATAGCGAAAGCCGATCAAAAGATGTAAAAGAGGCTGCCAAACCTGGTTGGCTGCGTCGAATATTTTCCAAAGAGGTGACCGAATAA